A genomic segment from Cervus elaphus chromosome 14, mCerEla1.1, whole genome shotgun sequence encodes:
- the SRM gene encoding spermidine synthase — protein sequence MELGPDGPAAPGPAAIREGWFRETCSLWPGQALSLQVEQLLHHQRSRYQDILVFRSKSYGNVLVLDGVIQCTERDEFSYQEMIANLPLCSHPNPRKVLIIGGGDGGVLREVVKHSSVESVVQCEIDEDVIQVSKKFLPSMAIGYSSSKLTLHVGDGFEFMKQNQDAFDVIITDSSDPMGPAESLFKESYYQLMKTALKKDGILCCQGECQWLHLDLIKEMRHFCKSLFPVVDYAYCTIPTYPSGQIGFMLCSKNPSTNFREPLQPLMQKQVEEMQLKYYNSDVHRAAFVLPEFARKALNDVS from the exons atGGAGCTTGGCCCCGACGGCcccgccgcccccggccccgctGCCATCCGCGAGGGCTGGTTCCGCGAGACGTGCAGCCTGTGGCCCGGCCAGGCCCTGTCTCTGCAGGTGGAGCAGCTGCTACACCATCAACGCTCGCGGTACCAGGATATCCTCGTCTTCCGCAG TAAGAGCTACGGAAATGTGCTGGTGTTGGACGGCGTTATCCAGTGCACCGAGAGGGACGAGTTCTCCTACCAGGAGATGATCGCCAACCTGCCCCTCTGCAGCCACCCCAACCCACGCAAG GTGCTGATCATTGGGGGCGGGGATGGAGGCGTCCTGCGGGAGGTGGTCAAGCATTCCTCTGTGGAGTCTGTGGTCCAGTGCGAGATTGACGAG GATGTTATTCAAGTCTCCAAGAAGTTCCTGCCCAGCATGGCCATTGGCTACTCCAGCTCAAAGCTGACCCTACACGTGGGTGATGGTTTTGAGTTCATGAAACAGAACCAGGACGCCTTTGATGTCATCATCACTGACTCCTCAGATCCCATGG GTCCTGCTGAGAGCCTCTTCAAGGAGTCCTATTACCAGCTCATGAAGACTGCCCTCAAGAAGGACGGCATTCTCTGCTGCCAGG GCGAGTGCCAATGGCTGCACCTGGACCTCATCAAGGAGATGCGGCACTTCTGCAAGTCTCTCTTCCCAGTGGTGGACTACGCCTACTGCACCATCCCCACCTACCCCAGCGGCCAGATCGGCTTCATGCTGTGCAGCAAGAACCCA AGCACCAACTTCCGGGAGCCCTTGCAGCCACTGATGCAGAAGCAGGTAGAAGAGATGCAGCTGAAATACTACAACTCCGACGTGCACCGGGCAGCCTTCGTCCTCCCTGAGTTTGCCCGGAAG GCCCTGAATGATGTGAGCTGA
- the MASP2 gene encoding mannan-binding lectin serine protease 2 isoform X2 gives MRLLVFLGLLWSSTAASSGPQWPKPVFGRLASPGFPDKYANNQERRWALTAPPGYRLRLYFTHFQLEPSYLCEYDFVKLSAGTKELATLCGSESTDTERAPGNYTFRSPGSSLEVTFRSDYSNEKPFTGFEAFYSAEDIDECQVPPGETPTCDHHCHNHLGGFYCSCRVGYVLHRDKRTCSALCSGQVFTARSGEFSSPEYPQPYPKLSSCTYSIHLEEGFHVILDFVESFDVETHPETLCPYDSLKIRTDKAEYGPFCGKTLPGRIETNSNTVTITFTTDQSGDHMGWKVRYSSTAQPCPDPLAPPNGHISPVQAKYILKDHFSVFCETGYELLQGNLPLKSFAAACQKDGSWDRPMPECRIVDCGPPDNLPSGQVEYITGPAVTTYRAVVKYRCNEFYTMTTNDGEYVCEADGFWTSSKGEKSLPVCEPGNGYIYTRDL, from the exons ATGAG GCTGCTGGTCTTCCTGGGCCTGCTGTGGAGCTCAACGGCTGCGTCCTCGGGGCCGCAGTGGCCCAAGCCTGTGTTTGGGCGCCTGGCATCGCCCGGCTTCCCCGACAAGTACGCCAACAACCAGGAGCGGCGCTGGGCCCTGACGGCGCCCCCCGGCTACCGCCTGCGCCTCTACTTCACGCACTTCCAGCTGGAGCCCTCCTACCTGTGCGAGTATGACTTcgtcaag CTGAGCGCCGGGACCAAGGAGCTGGCCACGCTCTGCGGCTCGGAGAGCACGGACACGGAGCGCGCGCCCGGCAACTACACCTTCCGCTCGCCGGGCTCCAGCCTGGAAGTCACCTTCCGCTCCGACTACTCCAACGAGAAGCCGTTCACGGGCTTCGAGGCCTTCTACTCTGCAGAGG ACATTGACGAGTGCCAGGTGCCCCCAGGAGAGACCCCCACCTGCGACCACCACTGCCACAACCACCTGGGCGGCTTCTACTGCTCCTGCCGTGTGGGCTATGTTCTCCACAGGGACAAGCGCACCTGCTCAG ccctgtgtTCTGGCCAGGTCTTCACTGCCCGATCTGGGGAGTTCAGCAGCCCTGAATACCCGCAGCCATACCCCAAACTCTCCAGCTGCACCTACAGCATCCACTTGGAGGAGGGATTCCATGTCATCTTGGACTTTGTGGAGTCCTTTGACGTGGAGACGCACCCTGAGACTCTGTGCCCCTACGACTCCCTCAAG ATTCGAACAGACAAGGCAGAATATGGCCCGTTCTGTGGGAAGACATTGCCCGGCAGGATTGAAACCAACAGCAATACCGTAACCATCACCTTTACCACCGATCAGTCGGGGGACCACATGGGCTGGAAGGTCCGATACAGCAGCACAG CTCAGCCTTGCCCTGATCCATTGGCGCCACCTAATGGCCACATCTCCCCTGTGCAAGCCAAATACATCCTGAAGGATCACTTCTCAGTCTTCTGCGAGACTGGTTATGAACTTCTGCAA GGTAATTTACCCCTGAAATCATTTGCTGCGGCCTGTCAGAAAGACGGATCTTGGGACCGACCGATGCCAGAGTGCAGAA ttgtggactgtggccctcctgaCAATCTACCCAGTGGCCAGGTGGAGTACATCACGGGTCCTGCAGTGACCACATACAGGGCTGTGGTTAAATACCGCTGTAATGAGTTCTACACAATGACAACCAACGATG GTGAATATGTGTGTGAGGCTGATGGATTCTGGACGAGctccaaaggagaaaaatcactCCCAGTCTGTGAGCCTGGTAATGGATACATTTATACAAGAGATTTGTAA
- the MASP2 gene encoding mannan-binding lectin serine protease 2 isoform X3, which yields MRLLVFLGLLWSSTAASSGPQWPKPVFGRLASPGFPDKYANNQERRWALTAPPGYRLRLYFTHFQLEPSYLCEYDFVKLSAGTKELATLCGSESTDTERAPGNYTFRSPGSSLEVTFRSDYSNEKPFTGFEAFYSAEDIDECQVPPGETPTCDHHCHNHLGGFYCSCRVGYVLHRDKRTCSEQSL from the exons ATGAG GCTGCTGGTCTTCCTGGGCCTGCTGTGGAGCTCAACGGCTGCGTCCTCGGGGCCGCAGTGGCCCAAGCCTGTGTTTGGGCGCCTGGCATCGCCCGGCTTCCCCGACAAGTACGCCAACAACCAGGAGCGGCGCTGGGCCCTGACGGCGCCCCCCGGCTACCGCCTGCGCCTCTACTTCACGCACTTCCAGCTGGAGCCCTCCTACCTGTGCGAGTATGACTTcgtcaag CTGAGCGCCGGGACCAAGGAGCTGGCCACGCTCTGCGGCTCGGAGAGCACGGACACGGAGCGCGCGCCCGGCAACTACACCTTCCGCTCGCCGGGCTCCAGCCTGGAAGTCACCTTCCGCTCCGACTACTCCAACGAGAAGCCGTTCACGGGCTTCGAGGCCTTCTACTCTGCAGAGG ACATTGACGAGTGCCAGGTGCCCCCAGGAGAGACCCCCACCTGCGACCACCACTGCCACAACCACCTGGGCGGCTTCTACTGCTCCTGCCGTGTGGGCTATGTTCTCCACAGGGACAAGCGCACCTGCTCAG AGCAGAGCCTCTAG